A DNA window from Danio aesculapii chromosome 1, fDanAes4.1, whole genome shotgun sequence contains the following coding sequences:
- the tmem184c gene encoding transmembrane protein 184C yields MPCTCGNWRRWIRPLVVVLYILLLLVVLPLCVWELQKSEVGTHNKAWFIAGIFVFMTIPISLWGILQHLVHYTQPELQKPIIRILWMVPIYSLDSWIALKYPNIAIYVDTCRECYEAYVIYNFMIFLLNYLGNQYPSLVLMLEVQEQQKHLPPLCCCPPWPMGEVLLLRCKLGVLQYTVVRPVTTVIALICQLCGVYDEGNFSSKNAWTYLVIVNNLSQLFAMYCLVLFYKALREELSPIRPVGKFLCVKLVVFVSFWQAVFIALLVKVGVISDSHTWDWDSVEAVATGLQDFIICVEMFLAAIAHHFSFTYKPYIQEAEEGSCFDSFLAMWDISDIRADISEQVRNVGRTVMGRPRKNYFGEEANQDENRGLLSAGSQDAAIESSSNPPSPKGRYQGMGHTVTPHSISAPANLGCVPWEGDVDDIPPTGIPDDHTTQQDSDYAPII; encoded by the exons ATGCCGTGCACATGCGGGAACTGGAGGAGGTGGATTCGGCCTCTGGTGGTGGTGCTCTACATCCTGCTTCTTTTGGTTGTTCTTCCACTGTGTGTATGGGAACTGCAAAAATCAGAG GTTGGTACTCATAATAAGGCATGGTTCATCGCGGGGATATTTGTGTTTATGACTATCCCCATCTCATTATGGGGGATCCTGCAGCATCTAGTACACTACACCCAACCTGAGCTACAAAAACCTATTATCAG AATATTATGGATGGTTCCTATATACAGCCTGGACAGT TGGATCGCTTTGAAGTATCCCAACATTGCCATCTACGTAGACACATGTAGAGAGTGCTACGAGGCCTATGTCATCTACAATTTTATGATCTTCCTTCTCAACTACCTGGGAAACCAGTATCCCAGTTTGGTGCTCATGCTGGAGGTCCAGGAGCAACAAAAGCATCTGCCCCCGCTTTGCTGTTGCCCACCGTGGCCCATGGGAGA AGTGCTTCTGTTGAGATGCAAACTAGGAGTTCTGCAGTATACGGTTGTGAGACCAGTCACCACAGTCATTGCTTT GATTTGTCAGCTTTGCGGGGTCTACGATGAAGGAAACTTCAGTTCAAAAAATGCCTGGACGTACCTGGTTATCGTCAACAATCTGTCTCAGCTT TTTGCCATGTATTGTCTTGTGCTATTCTACAAGGCTCTGAGAGAAGAGCTCAGTCCCATCAGACCTGTAGGCAAATTCCTCTGTGTCAAGCTGGTGGTGTTTGTCTCATTCTG GCAAGCTGTGTTCATTGCACTTTTAGTGAAGGTTGGCGTGATCTCAGACTCTCACACCTGGGACTGGGACAGTGTGGAGGCTGTAGCCACAGGTTTACAG GACTTCATCATATGTGTGGAAATGTTTTTGGCAGCCATTGCCcatcacttcagctttacttacAAGCCCTACATACAGGAAGCAGAGGAAGGTTCCTGCTTTGATTCCTTCCTGGCCATGTGGGATATTTCAGACATACGGGCTGACATCTCAGAACAAGTGCGCAATGTTG GGAGAACAGTCATGGGTCGTCCAAGGAAAAACTATTTTGGCGAAGAGGCGAACCAAGATGAGAACAGAGGTCTACTGTCAGCTGGTTCACAGGATGCCGCTATTGAATCATCCTCCAATCCTCCATCACCAAAGGGCCGGTATCAGGGAATGGGCCACACAGTAACCCCTCACTCCATCTCTGCTCCTGCCAATCTTGGCTGTGTACCATGGGAAGGAGATGTTGATGATATCCCTCCTACAGGGATACCCGACGATCACACAACCCAACAGGACTCAGACTATGCACCAATCATTTAG